TAGTAAAAGAGAAAATATGCTAAATACAGGATTATTTTATGTCAATCCCGACGGCACAATGGGAGATGCAGTGATAAATGGTGATTGTTATGGTGTAGGGCCAATATGTTATCAAGAATTTGATTTGGATACAGAATTACCAACTGGAAATTTTATCATTAGGGGAAGTAGGCAACCCTGATTAATTTATAACACTAATGAAGTGCAACACCTTAATGGTAATACAACTTAAGTTATATAAATTTTAAAACAGCGAAGTTATTGAAAAATCTTCGCTGTTTTTATTTATAACAATTTTCGGATGTATGTTTTAAATTCTTCTAAATGGCTAACGGGATTCGGAGCCATTCCCACTAAGTTCCCTTGTTTGTCAAGTACAATTAGAGTGGGATATGCAGGTATTTTTGCGAATTTAATAATAGGATGATAAAATCTTTGCTCTTCAGTATACAATTGTAATGAATTCTTGCTTGAGTACTCACCAATCCCTAGTTTCCATGTTGCCATATTATCAACATTTATTGAAACAAACTGTATTGAATCATTCTTCATCTCCTCCTCTATTTTAGCTAATATTGGACTCACATCTTTACATCCTGCACAACCCGTGAACCAAAAATCGACCACAACAATTTTTCCTTTAAAATCCTCTAATTTATGCACTTTGCCAGTTGTGTCGGGTAGCGCAAATTTAAAGAATGGTTTCCCTGGTTGAAGGTAAAGTTCTACGTGTTTAAATTCGTCTATCACTTTTTTATATAAGTATTCCTTCTTGTTAACATGAGAAATATAAAAATCAAACATTTTTTTTGATATGTTATCGTTCCAATGTTCTTCAAAAATTTGCAAAGCTAAATCGGAAAGAAGGTAATCACGAATATATGGTACTCTTTTAAATTCTTTTACAATCATAGAATTATATTCAGAGGGGTCAGCAAAACGTTTTAGATTTTGTCCACCATTCATTCTATTAAGTAGGCTCAAATAATTAGGAATTAAACGAAAACCACCGAAATATTCAATTGAGTTTCTATTAAGTAAAGGCTTAATCCGTTTCTTTTTCAGAAGGTATTTGTTAAAT
This genomic interval from Chryseobacterium joostei contains the following:
- a CDS encoding TlpA family protein disulfide reductase, with the translated sequence MRKILFFIVLFLLTVHFSHSQKRTIISGAINDCQDCNLDIKLLIIDGMSAIRTSQEYSTVMKNGNFDFVFPLQKTSTATIYIKNDLAFSPGTFSIIVNPGDSLHFTVPSASKLGLVNMNVSGIGKEKIILFRDVIKEVYSSRLFKKAYNKQTVTEKYLEVDRSLDIIDSVFQKIKRPHSIDHQLIHAQLVDQALDMILIHSLQNKSDSTLLLFNKYLLKKKRIKPLLNRNSIEYFGGFRLIPNYLSLLNRMNGGQNLKRFADPSEYNSMIVKEFKRVPYIRDYLLSDLALQIFEEHWNDNISKKMFDFYISHVNKKEYLYKKVIDEFKHVELYLQPGKPFFKFALPDTTGKVHKLEDFKGKIVVVDFWFTGCAGCKDVSPILAKIEEEMKNDSIQFVSINVDNMATWKLGIGEYSSKNSLQLYTEEQRFYHPIIKFAKIPAYPTLIVLDKQGNLVGMAPNPVSHLEEFKTYIRKLL